In Thauera sp. JM12B12, one DNA window encodes the following:
- the accD gene encoding acetyl-CoA carboxylase, carboxyltransferase subunit beta translates to MSWLQKLLPPKIKRGDTPARSKSIPEGLWSKCEGCESVLYRSDLDGNLSVCPKCGHHHRVGARRRLDLLLDAEGRVEIGAEVTPVDALKFKDSRKYPERLSAATADTGEADAMVVMRGAIKSVPVVVACFEFEFLGGSMGSVVGERFVRGAKAAFEQRVPFICITASGGARMQEGLLSLMQMAKTTAAITRLAERRLPFVTVLTDPTMGGVSASFAFMGDVVIAEPNALIGFAGPRVIEQTVREKLPEGFQRAEFLLEKGAIDLIVDRREMRDQLATVLAMLSRQPADVVAG, encoded by the coding sequence ATGAGCTGGTTGCAGAAGCTGCTTCCACCCAAGATCAAGCGCGGCGACACGCCGGCGCGCAGCAAGTCCATCCCCGAAGGCCTGTGGAGCAAGTGCGAGGGCTGCGAGTCCGTGCTCTATCGCTCGGATCTCGACGGCAACCTGAGCGTGTGCCCGAAGTGCGGTCATCACCACCGCGTGGGCGCGCGCCGCCGCCTCGACCTGCTCCTCGATGCCGAGGGGCGGGTGGAGATCGGCGCCGAGGTGACGCCGGTGGACGCACTCAAGTTCAAGGATTCGCGCAAGTATCCCGAGCGCCTTTCCGCAGCCACCGCCGACACCGGCGAGGCCGACGCGATGGTGGTGATGCGCGGCGCGATCAAGAGCGTCCCGGTGGTGGTCGCCTGCTTCGAGTTCGAGTTTCTCGGCGGCTCGATGGGGTCGGTCGTCGGCGAGCGCTTCGTGCGCGGCGCGAAGGCCGCCTTCGAGCAGCGCGTGCCCTTCATCTGCATCACCGCCTCGGGCGGCGCCCGCATGCAGGAGGGGCTGCTGTCGCTGATGCAGATGGCCAAGACCACGGCCGCGATCACCCGTCTGGCCGAGCGTCGCCTGCCCTTCGTGACCGTGCTCACCGACCCCACCATGGGGGGCGTGTCGGCGAGCTTCGCCTTCATGGGTGACGTGGTCATTGCCGAGCCGAACGCGCTGATCGGCTTCGCCGGCCCGCGCGTGATCGAGCAGACCGTGCGCGAAAAACTCCCCGAGGGCTTCCAGCGCGCCGAGTTCCTGCTCGAGAAGGGTGCGATCGACCTCATCGTCGATCGTCGCGAGATGCGCGACCAGCTCGCCACCGTGCTCGCGATGCTCAGCCGTCAGCCGGCGGACGTGGTTGCCGGCTGA
- the trpA gene encoding tryptophan synthase subunit alpha → MSRIQTVFQRLEADGRKALIPFVTAGFPAPELTLPLMNALVDGGADIIELGVPFSDPMADGPTIQRASERALAQGMSLRKVLETVRAFRATNADTPVVLMGYANPIEAMGAERFVSAAHEVGVDGVLVVDYPPEECVSFAATAKAGGLDPIFLLAPTSSEQRFADVARAGSGYIYYVSLKGVTGSAKLDVEDVARRIPQIRAAVGMPVGVGFGIRDAESARRVGAVADAVVIGSRIIEEIEQNPGAEVARVTAFMRDIRVALDGLAAGKGV, encoded by the coding sequence ATGTCGCGAATCCAGACCGTTTTCCAGCGCCTAGAGGCCGATGGCCGCAAGGCGCTGATCCCCTTCGTCACCGCCGGCTTTCCGGCGCCCGAGCTCACCCTGCCGTTGATGAACGCGCTGGTCGACGGCGGCGCCGACATCATCGAGCTCGGCGTGCCGTTCTCCGACCCGATGGCCGACGGCCCCACCATTCAGCGCGCCTCCGAGCGTGCGCTCGCGCAGGGCATGAGCTTGCGCAAGGTGCTCGAGACCGTGCGCGCCTTTCGCGCCACCAACGCCGACACCCCGGTGGTGCTGATGGGCTACGCCAACCCGATCGAGGCCATGGGCGCCGAGCGTTTCGTCTCCGCAGCCCATGAAGTGGGGGTCGATGGCGTGCTGGTGGTCGATTACCCGCCGGAGGAGTGCGTGAGCTTCGCCGCCACCGCCAAGGCGGGCGGGCTCGATCCGATCTTCCTGCTCGCGCCGACCTCGTCGGAGCAGCGCTTCGCCGACGTCGCCCGTGCGGGCAGCGGCTACATCTACTACGTGTCCCTCAAGGGCGTGACCGGCAGCGCCAAGCTCGACGTCGAGGACGTCGCCCGCCGCATCCCGCAGATTCGCGCCGCGGTCGGCATGCCGGTGGGCGTGGGCTTCGGCATCCGGGATGCCGAGAGCGCGCGCCGGGTCGGCGCGGTGGCCGATGCGGTGGTGATCGGCAGTCGCATCATCGAGGAAATCGAACAGAACCCGGGCGCCGAAGTGGCGCGTGTGACCGCCTTCATGCGTGACATCCGCGTCGCGCTCGACGGTCTCGCAGCGGGCAAAGGAGTCTGA